Part of the Oceanidesulfovibrio indonesiensis genome is shown below.
GTGGCGAGATTGAAGGAGGAAGACAGGTCGTCTCCAAGACGGGCAACTCGCGGTTGAGCCCCGTCGAGCCAGAGCGTCGCGGCGATGGTGCGTACGAGGCCCGCGCCAAGAGGGTTGCCGGAGCAATAATCCGGTATGATCGCGGGTGTTGCGGGCTCCAGAATGTTGGAAATGGAGCGCCACGCCGGCAGGTCGTAGCGGAGGATGAAGCTGCCACCGAGTACCATGCCGTCCGGATGTGGGAGGTCGCGCAGTATATCCCCGATCACGTTCGCCATGGCCGATGCGACCTGGGGGGAAAGAGCGTCGAACGTTCCCGGGCCGTGCACCTCCGCCTCATGAATGCGGGCGTGGATGGGCGCGCCGCGGCCTAGCGCGTGGGACTCCTCCTCCAGGACCATGGCGCAGGCGCCTTCGGCCGGTATGATGGTGTTGTCGATGGTTATGTGTCCGGACTCGCTGGATTCGTGCCGGAGCAGATCCACCGATTGCATTCCGAAGAGCAGGGCAGGGGAGAGCTCCTCTGCCGTGACGACCACCACTGCAGGGGCCATGCCGGCGTCCAGGATGTCCAGCGCGGCGATGATTGCGGCCTCGGCCGAGATGTCCTGGCAGCAGATGGTGGCGTTCGGGCCGTGCAGGCCGTAGAGGATGGACACCTGCCCGGCCGGAGCGTTAGGCACGGTCTCCAGGAACCGCGCCGGGTTCACCAGCCGGGGGCCCTTGTCCAGAAAATCGTCGAAAAACGCGCCGCACTGGCCGGTGCTGCCGAGCGCCGTGCCGTAGATCACCCCGGCTTCTGACACGAGTGATTCGCCGGACTCGGCCAATAGGCCGGCGTGGCGCAGTGCCTGTCCCGAAGCCACACAGGCCATGCGTGAGTGCCTGCTCATGCGTCTGCGCACAGCAAGGGGAAGATAGCGTGCGGCCTCTACGTCGAAATTCGGGACCAGACCGAGCACGGCTCGGCGCGGCGGCTCACACATGGCCGGCAGATCGTACAGCCGGTGCGCGACGGCTGGTTCGGCCAATCCGCGACGCAACGCCTCCACAGAAGTGCCGAAGGGACCCAGGTAACCGAGCCCGGTTATGCAGGCGCGGGATCGGGTCATGACTCGTGGGGAGTGAAGGCCAGGGCGACCACGTTGCCGCCGAAGGCCATGACGTTGTTCACGGCGCAGGTCAGGTCCGGGGCGGATCTGGCTGTGCCAGGCGCATAGTCCAGGTCGCACTCGGGGTCGGGATGTTCGAGATTGGCTGTGGGCGGGATCATCCCATGCTTCAGGGCCATGAGAGTGAGAACAGACTCCACGGCCCCGGCAGCGCCCAAACAGTGGCCGGTCATGGATTTGGTGGAGGAAAAGAGCATGCGGTCCGCGTATTCGCCGAACACTGTTTTCATGGCTTTGGTCTCGGCCGCGTCGTTGAGCCTGGTGCCGGTGCCGTGCATGTTCACATAGCCCACACGCTCCGGCGGCAGGCCGGAGGATTCCAGGGCCTGGCGTATGGCGCGCACGGCGCCGCGGCCTTCCGGATGGGGGGCGCTCATGTGATGGCAATCCGCAGCCCAGCCCCAGCCGGCCAGGCAACCCCATACGGTCGCGCCGCGCTCTTGTGCCGTGGTCTCGCCCTCCAGGAACAGGGCGCCGGCGCCCTCGCCAAGCACAATGCCCTTGCGGTCCCGGTCGAACGGTCGGCAGCGTTGGGGATCGATAGATTTGAGCGAGGCGAAACCGGCCATGGTCAGAAGGTTCAGGGCCTCGCTGCCCACCACGAGGGCGGCTTTGCAGCGGCCCCTTCTGATGGCCTGGGCCGCCAGACCCAAAGCCGCGCTGCCCGAGGAGCACGCTGTGGCCACGGAACTGCGGACCGAGGCAAAACCGGTCCGTTCCGCCACAGTGTCCGCCAAAGAGGATGCCGGGTAGCCGCGCAGGCTCTCCCACGCGCCGGAGAAATCGCCGTTGCAGCGTGCCTTGCGGTACCATTGCTCGGCCTCCAGCATTCCGGCCGCGCCCACGCCGGCAAAAACGCCGACCTCGTCAGCCGGCAGCCCGGATTCGCGCCAGCCGGCCTCGGCCAAGGCCTCGTCCACGGCAGTGAGGCCGATGACCTCGTGCCGGGTCAGCCTCTCGAACGCGGAGTCCGCCAGACATGGGTCCGGGATCTGGGCTACGGGGCTTTCGGGGAAAGATTCGAACTCGGGCAGTGTGCATGGGCTGAAGCTGGACTCAGCGTTCAGCATACGGGTCCATATCGGCTGTTTGCCGCGGCCCAGGGAGCACGTTAACCCCAGCCCTGTCACCAAGACTTTTTGCATACAGTCTGGCCTCTCTGGCCGCTTTTCGGCCGCGGGGTGTGCACAGTCGGCGCATCAGTTCCATGATGTAGAAAAGCACGATCCGTGTCGTATCGCAAAACGGTTTGTAATTGCTTCGGTGCGCGGGATCGTCGGGATAAATCACCTGTATGGGAGCGGACAAGATCAGCAGCTTGGCCAGGGCGATTTTGAGCAAAACCTCGCTTTCCGATGCGAAGCGCTCCATCCTGAGGTTCTGCAACACATCCTTGCAGGCGTGGAGGTCGTAAACCCGGAATCCGCATTGGGAGTCCTGGATGTTCTGGTGGCAGAAGGCTGAGGCCACGCTGCTGGATAAACGGTTGCCGAAGCGGCGGGCTGGAGGCATGTCCGTCAGATCGTGCATGCGGGAGCCCATAAGCAAGGCAGGGCGTTTGCGCGCGAAAAAATCCAGAAGCCTGGACAGGTCGTTTGGATCATGCTGCAGGTCGCTGTCCATCGTGACGGCGGCGTCGTAGCCCTGGTCGATGGCCCATTTGAACCCGGCGCGCAAGGCTGCGCTCTTGCCTCTGTTCTCAGGAAAGCGAATGGTGTGGACCTCAGGAAACGCCCGGGCTACAGCCAGTGTTTCGTCTTGTGAACCATCGTCCACTACGAGGATGTCGAGGGAGTGCGCTCGGAGTGCCCGGAGCAGGAAATCCAGAGTCGACGAGGCGTTGTAGGCGGGGATGATGACACAGGTGCGCATGTCCCAGGCCGTGCCGCGTATGTTCGAGTCAGTGCATTGTTCCGACTTCAAAGTACCGCGCCAGTCTGTGGATTCTTTTTTCGAGTTCGCCTTTGAGTTTGTAGACCATGGTTCCGTTGCTTTTCAGAAGGACCTGGTGGGTGCTGCCGCGGACCATGCACGTGCGGTCTTCGGCATCGACGATTTCGAAGGCGAAAACCAGCCTGGCTACGTCCTGAGGCAGCAATGTCAGGCGGACCGTTAGTTTTTGGTTGTATCGCGCCGGTGCTTTGTAATCGCATTCCAGATGGATGATCGGAGCGATGAACCCCAGATCGACCAGCTGGTTCGGCAAGAGGTCCACGGATTCCAGGACCTCGGTGCGCGCCACCTCGACATAGGCGAAGTAGTTTGCGTACCAGACCATTCCCCACTGGTCGGCTTCGTTAAACCGCACTGTGACGTTGGTCTCGTGCCAGTGCATGCACGTGCCGTTCTTCAGTTTTTTTTCGATTCGATGAAATCGGCCAGCGCGCTGATGGACGCGAAAGCCTGGCGGCCAACTTCTTCATCTTCGATTTCAACGCCATAGTCCCTTTCGATCTGCACGACCAGAGTGAGGGCGTCTACTGAGTCAAGCCCGAGCCCATCATCGCCGAAAAGCGGAGCGTCATCCTGAATGTCGTGAGCCGCAACATCCTCGAGGTTGAGGCAGCTTATGACCATCTCTTTGAGTTCGTTCTTAAAACTGGTTTGCGTCATCGTAACCATCGGGCTGTCTCTACTTGCCGAGCGCCTGGAGTAAGAAGTTGCCTGTCCTGTTGGCCACGGTCTGGAAGATATGGTCCAGCAGGGAGAAGGAATCGGCCGGGCTCCATGAAGCGGTTTCGCGGCAGTAGATGCGCATGGAGGGCTCGCTCTTGCCCGGTTCGTATATCTCGACCACAGCGGCGCCGGCAGCTTTGCCCGCGCCGAAGCCGACTATGAACCGCGCGCCGCGATTGCCTGGGGTGCATTCCACCACGTAGGAAACCACGCGCAGGCCGTTGGGATCCTTGGGGACGGAGGACAGATAATTTTCAATCCCGTTCACATAGGTCTTGATGAACGGTGTGGGAGAAAAGCCCTGAATAACCGGGACGTACCGCGGAGAATCGCTGGCCTGCAGGTCTATGGTGTTGTAGCTGCGCAGGTTGGCGGCCGGGTCCTGCCAGACCAGCAGGTTGGGCGCGCCCTTGACCATGCCCTGGATATAGGCGTCCGCATTGAAGCCGTGGTCCGGGAAGTCGGCGATCGTCTTAACCTGGGCGGGGGCCGGGGCGGCAGCAGCGCTGCCTGCGGTTTGCTTCTTGCAGCCGGCGACAGCGAGAGCCATAACCATGAGCACCAGGATGACGGCAGTGGAAAGCTTTTTCACATTGTTCCTCGCAGCTGAAGGTTTTGCCCGGGCGGTATTGTTCCAAATGACGAAACAGACAGGTCAAGGCCGACACATGTGACTGAAGTCAGGGCAAACGCAAGAAATAACGATATCGAGGCCAGGGAATACCCCAACGCGAGCTTTGTTGTCAACTCGCCGTGCTTGAGGATTGTGTAAATATTCAGGATATATATCTTGGGGGCGCAGCGACCGGGGCCCTGTGCCGACCACCAGGGATAAGGAAGAAAAAGGCGCCACCCGTAGGCGGCGCCTTTGCGCTTATGGAATGAGATTGGAGGGGTTATTTCGTCTTGCCCTCTCTCCATGCCTGGATCAGTTCGTCGTAATCCACAGTCTGGCCCTGGGGCTTCTCATTCTCCAACTTGGCCTTGGGAGCGCCGGGCTGGTTGTACCAGTATTCCGGATCACGGGGCTCGTTCAGCTTGGGACCGCACACGGCCAGGACGTTGGCGCGCTCCAGGCGCTCCAGAATACGGTCCTGCTCGGCAGCCAGATTGTCCATGGCGGTGTCCACGGTGACTTCGCCGGCAACTGCTTCACCGATGTTCTGCCACCACAGCTGCGCCAGCTTGGGATAATCAGGCACGTTGGTGCCGGTAGGCGTCCAGGAGACGCGGGCCGGGCTGCGATAGAACTCCACCAGGCCGCCCAGCTTGGGCGCGCGCTCGGTGAAGGATTCGTGCCGGATGTCGCTGTCGCGGATGGGGGTCAGACCAACGTGGGTCTTCTTGAGCGAGGTTGTTTTGGCAACGCAGAACTGGGCGTACAGCCAGGCGGCCTTGCGGCGGTCCACCGGGGTGGACTTCAGCAGGGTCCAGGAACCGCAGTCCTGGTAACCGAGCTTCTGGCCTTCTTCCCAATACGGACCGTGGGGCGAGGGAGCCATGCGCCATTTGGGCGTGCCGTCCTCGTTGACCACGGGGATGCCTTCTTCAACCACAGATGCGGTGAATGCGGTGTACCAGAATATCTGCTGGGCCACGTTGCCTTGCGCCAGAGACGGCAGGGACTGGTAGAAGTCCATGCCCAGCGCTCCGGGGGGAGCGTACATACGGAGCCACTCCATGTACTTGCGCAGGGCGTACTTGGCGGCCGGGCCGTTGGCTGCGCCGCCGCGTTCCACGGAGGAGCCGACCGGGTGGCAGTCTTCCACGCGGATGCCCCATTCGTCCACGGGCAGGCCGTTGGGCAGGCCTTTGTCGCCGGCGCCGGCCATGGAGAGCCAGGCGTCGGTGAAGCGCCAGCCGAGGTCGGGAGCTTTCTTGCCGTAGTCCATGTGGCCGTAGATAGCCACGCCGTCAATCTCTTTCACGTGTTTGGTGAAGAACTCGGCGATGTCTTCATAGGCGGACCAGTTGACGGGCACGCCCAGCTCATAGCCGTAGATTTCCTTGAACTGCTTCTTCAGTTCCGGCTTCTGGAACCAGTCGTAGCGGAACCAGTACAGGTTCGCGAACTGCTGGTCGGGCAGCTGGTAGATCTTGCCGTCCGGCGCCGTGGTGAAGGAAATGCCCATGAAGTCGTCGAGGTCCAACGTGGGCAGGGTCACGTCCTTGCCCTCGCCTTCCATCCAGTCAGTCAGGGCCACGGCGTTGCCATAGCGGAAGTGGGTGCCGATGAGGTCGGAGTCGTTGACATAGGCGTCGAAGACGTTCTCGCCGGACTGCATTTGCACCTGCAGCTTTTCGATGACGTCGCCTTCCTGGATCAGGTCATGGGTCACCTTGATGCCGGTGATTTCCTCAAAGGCCTTGGCGAGCACTTTGGATTCGTACTCGTGAGTAGGGATGGTTTCGGAAACGACGCGGATCTCCATGCCGCGGAAGGGCTCCGCAGCCTTGGTGAACCAGGCCATTTCTTCCATTTGCTGCTCTTTGGAGAGCGTGGACGGCTGGAACTCCTCCTCGATCCATTTTTTGGCCGCGTCCGAATACTGGTCCGCGGCGGCTACGCCCGCTGCGCACAACAGCGCGACGAGCATGCTCCCCAGGCAGAGGAGCCGCAGGAACATCCTGTACTTCTTCGACATAGCCACCTCCTAGCGCATTGCAGGTTGTTGGAATTACGCCATGGTAAGTGTGTCATTAAAAACGTGTATTACAACTATTCTGTTACACGTCCAAAGAAGAATTGCATATCGTTAGCCCCACCGGAGCATTGCCGCCAGAAAAGCCAGCGCAAGCGCCAGCCCGATCCACAAGGATAGATGCGTGAGCCCGACCCAGGCCAGCAGGATGTACGCGCCGCCCAGAAGACCCATGAAGAGCCTGTCCCCTCGGGTAGTGGTCAAGGGCAGGAGCCCCCGCCGGGGCACGGTGGGAGAAACGACCTCCCACACGGCCATTATCGTGAGCAGCACTCCGATGAAGATGAAGAATCCGGCAGTAACCGGTGTCCATGCCATCCATTCGAAATCCATGGTCGCGGCCTCCCTTGCTTAGACGCGGCCCAGGGCGAAGCCCTTTGCCAGGTGGTTGCGCACGAACCAGATGACCAGCGCGCCGGGCACGATGGTCAGAATGCCGGCGGCGGCCAGAAGTCCCCAGTCGAGCCCCGTGGCGCTCACGGTCCGCGTCATGGTCGCGGCTATGGGCTTGGCGTTCGTGGTGGTCAGGGTGCGCGCCAGCAGGAGCTCCACCCAGCTGAACATGAAGCAGAAGAAAGCAGTGACGCCGATGCCGGCGCGGATGAGCGGCAGGAAAATGGTGATGAAGAAGCGGGGGAAACTGTAGCCGTCGATGAAGGCCGTCTCGTCGATTTCCTTGGGAACGCCGGACATGAAGCCTTCCAGAATCCAGACCGCGAGCGGCACGTTGAACAGGCAGTGGGACAGAGCCACCGCGATGTGCGTGTCGATGAGGCCGAAAGTGGAGTAGAGTTGGAAAAATGGCAGCAGGAAGACTGCCGGCGGCGCCATACGGTTGGTAAGCAGCCAGAAGAAGACGTGCTTGTCGCCGATGAACCGGTAGCGCGAAAAGGCATACGCCGCCGGCAGCGCGGTGACGAGCGAGATGATCGTGTTGAGCGTTACGTAGATGATGGAGTTGATGTAGCCCGAGTACCAGGAAGGATCACTGAATATTTTGAGATAATTGGCAAAGGTCGGATTCTCGGGGTACAGGGAGAAGGCTCCCAGGATGTCCGCGTTGGTGCGCAGGGACATGTTGAGCATCCAGTAGATGGGCAGAATCAGGAGCAGCAGGTAGATGATCAGCCCGACGTGTTTCTTTTGCAGTCTCATCCTTTGTCTCCCGTTCCAACGGCTTGCAGTGCTTGATAGAAAAGGAAGCAGAACAGCAGCACGATGAGGAAGTAAATCAGGGAGAAGGCCGCAGCCGGTCCCAGATCGAACTGCCCCACGGCGACCTTCACCAGATAGATGGACAGGAAGGTTGTGGAGTTGCCGGGTCCTCCACCTGTGAGGACGAAGGGTTCCGCGTAGATAAGGAAGCTGTCCATGAAGCGCAGAAGCAGCGCTATGGTGAGCACGCCTCGCATCTTGGGCAGCTGGATGTAGCGAAACACGGCCCAGCGGGAGGCTCCGTCGATCTTCGCCGCCTGGTAGTATGCCTCGGGAATGGCCCGCAGGCCGGCATATGCGAGCAATGCAACCAGCGGCGTCCAGTGCCAGACTTCCATGAGCATCACCGTTATCCAGGCGTCCAGGGGGCTGCCTGTGTGGTCGAACGGTATGCCCGCGCTGTTGATGAGCGCGCCCATGAGGCCGATGTCCGGCCTGGTGAAGATGATCCAGATAGTGCCGATGACGTTCCACGGAATGAGCAGGGGCAGTGCCAGCAGCACCAGCACCAGAGAGGCGGTCCAGCCCTTTTTGGGCATGGCCAGGGCGATGAGCACGCCCAGCGGCATCTCGATGAGCAGCACCAGGCCAGAGAACATGAACTGCCGCCAGAGCGCGGCGTGGAGGCGTTCGTCGTGCAGCACCTCGCGGAACCACTCCGCGCCGATGAAGAATCGCTGGCCAGGGCCGAAGATGTCCTGCACCGAGTAGTTCACCACCGTCATCAAGGGGATGATGGCGCTGAACGCCACGATGACGAAAACGGGTATGACCAGGAACCAGGCTCTGTTGTTGTCCCATTTGACCATGTCGCCTACCCCGCGCGCAGCAATTTGCCTGCCGCGAAAAGCTTGGTGCGCTCGGGCGGAAAGCCCAGCCAGCATGGGCCTTCGGCGACCGGCTGGGTCGGCGGCACATTGGCTTTGAGCATGTGGTCCGAAAGCGCAACCGTCACGATTTTATAGCTGCCCTGATCCTCGACCTGGGTGATGCGGCCTTCCAGTCTGTCCGCGGATTGCTCCAGAGAGACCCCCAGGTACAGGGGGCGAATTCCCAACTCCAGTGTGACATCGAGTTTTGCGGCGGCGTCGGCCAGTTTGGGGTCAAGTGGAACGCTGCCGCCGTTGATGACCGCACGGCCGTTGTCCAGGGTGCAGGGCAGGATGTTCATGCCCGGGCTGCCGATGAAGTAGCCGACAAAGGTGTGCTCGGGATCCTCGAAGAGTTCCTGCGGCGTGCCTATCTGGACGATCTCGCCCTCGTACATGACCACGACCTTGTCGGCGAAGGTCATGGCTTCCACCTGGTCGTGGGTGACGTAAATGAGGGTGAGGCCGAACTGGGAATGGATGTCCTTGAGTTTACGGCGCAACTGCCATTTGAGGTGCGGGTCTATGACCGTGAGCGGCTCGTCGAAGAGGATGGCGGCCACGTCGCTGCGCACCAGCCCCCGACCCAGGGATATCTTCTGCTTGGCGTCTGCCGCCAGACCGGCGGCGCGTTTTTTCAGAAGGTGCTGCAGGTCCAGTATCTCCGCCACTTCCTTCACGCGGCGCTCCACCTCGTGGGCCGGCACCTTTCTGTTCTTCAGAGGGAAGGCCAGGTTTTTTTCCACAGTCATGGTGTCGTAGAGGACAGGAAACTGGAAGACCTGGGCGATATTCCGTTTTTCCGGCGGCAAGGCGGTCACGTCCTTGCCGTCGAAGAGGATGCGGCCCTCGCTGGGCGTGAGCAGGCCAGAAATGACGTTGAGCATGGTGGTCTTGCCGCAACCGGACGGCCCGAGCACGGCGTACGCTCCGCCGTCATCCCATGTGGTGTGGATGCTTTTGAGCGCGTAGTCGTCCGGCCCCTGCGGCCGGTCGATGTAGCTGTGTGCGATCGTTTCGAGATCGATGCGCGCCATGTATTGCTCCCTTCCCTTTACTCGGCCTGCGGAGTCCGCCTAGTCCAGCGCCGGGGACCTGGTGAGATGGCCGGTCTCGTCGAAGACATAGAAACATCTGGGCTGCACGTACACGTGGATGAGGCTGCCGCCCTTGTACTGGTGCACGCCTTCTTCCTCCAGCACCAGGGACCTGTTGCGGTAGTGGAAATGGACGAAAGTCTGCGACCCGTTGATCTCGGCCAGTTCGACGGTGGAGGCGATTTCGATGTCCTCGTCGGTCTGGCGGTGCGTGGAAAAATGGTGCGAACGGATGCCGAAAGTATAGGGTCCGGCGGGCAGGTCGCGCAGGTGGCCGGTGAGCGGGAAGCGAATGCCAATGCGCAGCTGGGCCTCGCCTTCGCCAACGTCGGCGTGGATGAAGTTGATGGGCGGGTCGCTGAAGACTTCGGCGACTTTCATTGTGGCCGGCTTCTGGTAGACCTCGCTGGTGGGGCCGGATTGCAGGATGCGGCCCTCATGCATGACGATAATGTTGCCGCCCAGCATGAGCGCTTCGGTGGGCTCCGTGGTGGTGTAGACTACGATGGACTCGCGTTTGGCGAAGATTGAAAGCAGCTCTTGGCGTAGTTCCTCGCGCAGTTTGTAGTCCAGGTTCACCAGCGGCTCGTCGAGAAGCAGCAGGCCGGTTTCGTTCACCAGGGCGCGGGCAATGGCCGTGCGTTGCTGCTGGCCGCCGGAAAGCTCCACGGGAAGCCGGTCGAGCAGATGGTCGATATGCAGGATGGAGGCTACGCGGCGGACGCGTTTGTCCACCTCGTCCTTGGGCAGTCCGCGCAGCGGAGAAGCGATGTTCTTATAAATGGAAAGGGACGGATAGTTGATGAACTGCTGGTAGACCATGGCCACGTCGCGCTTGCGCACGGACATGCCCGTCACGTCCTTGTCGTCCACCAGGACAGCCCCTTTGTTGGTGGGGCGATCCAGGCCGGCCATGACACGGAGCAGCGTGGTTTTTCCGGCAAGTGTGCGGCCCAGGACCACGTACCGGGAACCGGGGTGCAACTCGAGATTGATGTTCTCGAGGTAAATTTCCTGATCAACGACCCTGTCGACGTCTTTGAGCACAAGCCCCATTGAACGTTCCCCTCGGCTGGTTCCGGCAAGGAGTTAAGCAAGGCTGATCGGTTTGTTTCGGGTTGGTTTCAATTTGATAACATCGACATGAATTTTTCTCAATCGAAAGCGAAAGCGAAAATGAGAAAAAAACGAAAAAAAACGCAGTGCGGACCGGATCCCTATGCCGGGGGCTGGGCCACGAAGAGTTGCACGTTCGCCCGCTCCAGCGCCTCGGTCAGGGGTTGTGGGGGCATGAGGTCCGTGAACAGCGCGTCGATGTCCTCAAGCGTCCCCATGCGAACCATGGCGTTGCGGCCGAACTTGGAATGGTCAGCCACCAGATACACCTTCCGCGAGTTCTCGATAATCGCCTGGGCGGCGCGCACTTCGCGGTAGTCATAATCCAGCAGGGTGCCGTCCAGGTCGATGCCGCTGATGCCGATGATGCCGTAGTCGGCCTTGAACTGGCCGATGAAGTCGATGGCGGACTCGCCCACGATGCCGCAGTCCCGGTGGCGCACAAGGCCGCCGGCCACCAGGGTTTCGATGTTCTCGTTGCCGCGCAGGATGGTGGCCACGTTGAGATTGTTCGTGATGACCCGCAACCGCTCATGCCCGTGCAGGGCCTTGGCGACTTCTTCGGTGGTGGTGCCGATGTTGATGAACAGGGAAGCTCTCGAAGGAATATTCTCCGCCACCATTCGGGCAATGCGCTGCTTCTCTGCCTGGTAGAGTATCTGCCGGTTGGAGTAGTCCAGGTTCTCGGTGCTGAAAGTCATTCCCACGCCGCCGTGGTGGCGCTGGACCAGGCCCTTTGCGCACAGGGTGTTGATGTCCCGGCGCACGGTCTGGGGAGTGACGTTGAAGGTGCCCGCCAGGTCCTGAACCGTGACGAATCCCTGTTCCTGGATGATGTCGAACATCTGCTTGTGGCGTTTGACGACGGAGGCGTGTTTGACGTCCTGGTGGAATGCCTGCTCGCGGCTGGTGGGAAGGTGGCAGGAGCTGCCTTCGACAAGAGGCGGAACCCGGTTTTGAGGCATACGGATATCCCTGGATTGTTTTCAGTTATGAAAAAATAAAACCATTTTGTGTTCTTTTCCGAAAAAAAATAATGACGATATATGCGCTCTATGGTACCTTCTTTACCATAAAAGACGCCGGATTGTAACTTGTGTCAGGAAAAAGGCATACGCTGTGAGCGATGATTTCTCAACCGAAAGATAAAGGTTTTCGTTTTCTTCGCATACTGTGATTTGGTTCGTCTGTAGTGGGCGATTCCCGATGCCGGGCGATTGCTCCTTCCATGTGTGGGGCATCTCTCAGAACCCGGAACATGCGGGGCCGGATCGGGCGTCAACCCGGCGCAGGGCGCGAGAAGGAGGCGGCAGTGGAGAAAGGCCTGAAGCCTGAAGCCGCGCGAGTCTTGATCATAGGCGGCGGCGTGACCGGAACCGGGCTGGCTCGCGACCTCGCCCTGCGGGGCGTCCCGAGTCTGCTCGTGGAAAAGCGCGACCTGGCTGCCGGCGCATCCGGAGGCAATCACGGCCTGCTGCACAGCGGCGCCCGCTACGTGGGCTCCGACCCCGAAGCTGCGCGGGAGTGCATGGAAGAATCCACGCTGCTCAAACGCCTCGCCCCCCACTGTATAGAGGATACGAAAGGCCTTTTCGTCGCTGTTGCAGGTGACGACGAGCAATACGTCGCCGAGTTTCCCAGGCTCTGCGCAAATGTTGGGCTGCCGGCAAAGGAGCTGGACCCCAAAACCGCGCGCGTCATGGAGCCTTGTCTCTCTGAGGATGTGATCGCCGCCTACGAGGTCCGGGACGCCACCGTGGATCCGTTCATGCTTTGCCTGGACAACATGAGCCAGGCGCGCAGCATGGGCGCGCAGATGCTGCGCAACACCAGGGTGACCGCGTTCCACGTGGACGGCGGGGCCATTCGCAAGGTTTTGCTGCGCAACGAAAGGAACGGCGAGGAATTTACCCTCGAACCAGAACTCGTCATCAACGCCTCGGGCGCGTGGGCCGGGTTCATCACGAGCATGGCCGGCGTGCCGCTGTCCGTGGTGCATTCTCAGGGAACCCTCGTCATCACGCAGGACCGCCTCTCCACTCGCGTCATCAACCGCCTGCGCATGGCTTCGGACGCGGACATACTCGTGCCCGGCGGCTCGGTCTCCATCCTCGGCACCACCTCGGTGCGCATCGACGATCCGGACGAATGCCGGCCCACGGTGGAAGAGGTGGACCAGATGCTCGACGACGCAACGGCCATGGTCCCCATTCTGGAAAACACCCGCTACATCCGCGCGTACGCCGGCGTGCGACCCCTGGTGGCCGAAACGGACGAAAACGGCGGCGCGGGGAACGGCGACAATGGCGATCGATCCGTGAGCCGCGGCTACACCCTGATCGATCATGCGAAACAGGGCGTGGAAAATTTCATCACCATCACCGGCGGCAAGCTCACCACATACCGATTCATGGCCGAGAAGGCCGGGGATCTGGCCTGCCGCAAGCTGGGCGTGGACGCGCCGTGTCTGACCCGGACCGAACCTTTGCCCCCTTCGGATGCGGGACGCTGGACCGATCCCGGCGTAGCCGCCCGCACCTGGGTTGATCGCGCCGAGGAAGGACAGGTGATCCTTTGCGAGTGCGAGATGGTCTCCAGCGGCGTGGTCGATTTCATGA
Proteins encoded:
- a CDS encoding ABC transporter ATP-binding protein; amino-acid sequence: MGLVLKDVDRVVDQEIYLENINLELHPGSRYVVLGRTLAGKTTLLRVMAGLDRPTNKGAVLVDDKDVTGMSVRKRDVAMVYQQFINYPSLSIYKNIASPLRGLPKDEVDKRVRRVASILHIDHLLDRLPVELSGGQQQRTAIARALVNETGLLLLDEPLVNLDYKLREELRQELLSIFAKRESIVVYTTTEPTEALMLGGNIIVMHEGRILQSGPTSEVYQKPATMKVAEVFSDPPINFIHADVGEGEAQLRIGIRFPLTGHLRDLPAGPYTFGIRSHHFSTHRQTDEDIEIASTVELAEINGSQTFVHFHYRNRSLVLEEEGVHQYKGGSLIHVYVQPRCFYVFDETGHLTRSPALD
- a CDS encoding carbohydrate ABC transporter permease, which translates into the protein MRLQKKHVGLIIYLLLLILPIYWMLNMSLRTNADILGAFSLYPENPTFANYLKIFSDPSWYSGYINSIIYVTLNTIISLVTALPAAYAFSRYRFIGDKHVFFWLLTNRMAPPAVFLLPFFQLYSTFGLIDTHIAVALSHCLFNVPLAVWILEGFMSGVPKEIDETAFIDGYSFPRFFITIFLPLIRAGIGVTAFFCFMFSWVELLLARTLTTTNAKPIAATMTRTVSATGLDWGLLAAAGILTIVPGALVIWFVRNHLAKGFALGRV
- a CDS encoding DeoR/GlpR family DNA-binding transcription regulator: MFDIIQEQGFVTVQDLAGTFNVTPQTVRRDINTLCAKGLVQRHHGGVGMTFSTENLDYSNRQILYQAEKQRIARMVAENIPSRASLFINIGTTTEEVAKALHGHERLRVITNNLNVATILRGNENIETLVAGGLVRHRDCGIVGESAIDFIGQFKADYGIIGISGIDLDGTLLDYDYREVRAAQAIIENSRKVYLVADHSKFGRNAMVRMGTLEDIDALFTDLMPPQPLTEALERANVQLFVAQPPA
- a CDS encoding carbohydrate ABC transporter permease codes for the protein MVKWDNNRAWFLVIPVFVIVAFSAIIPLMTVVNYSVQDIFGPGQRFFIGAEWFREVLHDERLHAALWRQFMFSGLVLLIEMPLGVLIALAMPKKGWTASLVLVLLALPLLIPWNVIGTIWIIFTRPDIGLMGALINSAGIPFDHTGSPLDAWITVMLMEVWHWTPLVALLAYAGLRAIPEAYYQAAKIDGASRWAVFRYIQLPKMRGVLTIALLLRFMDSFLIYAEPFVLTGGGPGNSTTFLSIYLVKVAVGQFDLGPAAAFSLIYFLIVLLFCFLFYQALQAVGTGDKG
- the glpA gene encoding anaerobic glycerol-3-phosphate dehydrogenase subunit GlpA; its protein translation is MEKGLKPEAARVLIIGGGVTGTGLARDLALRGVPSLLVEKRDLAAGASGGNHGLLHSGARYVGSDPEAARECMEESTLLKRLAPHCIEDTKGLFVAVAGDDEQYVAEFPRLCANVGLPAKELDPKTARVMEPCLSEDVIAAYEVRDATVDPFMLCLDNMSQARSMGAQMLRNTRVTAFHVDGGAIRKVLLRNERNGEEFTLEPELVINASGAWAGFITSMAGVPLSVVHSQGTLVITQDRLSTRVINRLRMASDADILVPGGSVSILGTTSVRIDDPDECRPTVEEVDQMLDDATAMVPILENTRYIRAYAGVRPLVAETDENGGAGNGDNGDRSVSRGYTLIDHAKQGVENFITITGGKLTTYRFMAEKAGDLACRKLGVDAPCLTRTEPLPPSDAGRWTDPGVAARTWVDRAEEGQVILCECEMVSSGVVDFMMRELEQNQDLSALSAMNVRSRVGKGPCQGCFCGPRITAHLYDEGWMSAGRGLGELKEFINRRWRGKEPVLWGVPLQQAELQEALLCGMLELEREF
- a CDS encoding ABC transporter ATP-binding protein, giving the protein MARIDLETIAHSYIDRPQGPDDYALKSIHTTWDDGGAYAVLGPSGCGKTTMLNVISGLLTPSEGRILFDGKDVTALPPEKRNIAQVFQFPVLYDTMTVEKNLAFPLKNRKVPAHEVERRVKEVAEILDLQHLLKKRAAGLAADAKQKISLGRGLVRSDVAAILFDEPLTVIDPHLKWQLRRKLKDIHSQFGLTLIYVTHDQVEAMTFADKVVVMYEGEIVQIGTPQELFEDPEHTFVGYFIGSPGMNILPCTLDNGRAVINGGSVPLDPKLADAAAKLDVTLELGIRPLYLGVSLEQSADRLEGRITQVEDQGSYKIVTVALSDHMLKANVPPTQPVAEGPCWLGFPPERTKLFAAGKLLRAG